The Roseofilum casamattae BLCC-M143 genome has a segment encoding these proteins:
- a CDS encoding DUF2997 domain-containing protein, which translates to METLEFIIYPDGRVMEKVTGIVGSSCAEVTAAIEAQLGRVLNVEPTSEYFAPVQQEQETRATETTYTQW; encoded by the coding sequence ATGGAAACTCTAGAGTTCATTATTTACCCCGATGGTCGGGTAATGGAAAAGGTTACTGGCATAGTTGGCTCTTCCTGTGCCGAGGTAACTGCTGCTATTGAAGCCCAACTCGGTCGGGTTCTTAACGTCGAACCCACCTCCGAGTATTTTGCCCCAGTGCAACAGGAGCAAGAAACGAGAGCGACAGAAACCACTTATACCCAGTGGTAG
- a CDS encoding YihY/virulence factor BrkB family protein, with the protein MTIYAVWRLLKQTFVQWHRDRIPILAAALAYYMVFSIAPILILAVAVAGFVIGREAAQEQLTLQLQQFISPEAAYSIQTLIRERYQPQSGQMATIIAIATLLFGATTVFAQLKVALNIIWGVTPKPERGILNFLRARVLSVLMILAIGFLLLVSLVVSSVLAGVSQWLHQWVDAPTSLSIWYWTDISVSFFVVMLLFASIYKILPDARVAWADVWVGSTLTSIVFTLGKSLISLYLGHSSVRSFYGAAGSFVILLLWIFFTAQILLIGAEFTQVWANTYGSKIVPRRHAVTTGESTWQPPVSRFSAGEQQERDRRWQTRRMELQRLIARWLNPQQWGDRDR; encoded by the coding sequence GTGACAATTTACGCCGTTTGGAGATTGCTCAAACAAACTTTCGTGCAATGGCACCGAGACCGGATTCCGATCTTGGCGGCAGCCCTTGCCTATTATATGGTATTTTCCATCGCCCCCATTTTGATTCTGGCGGTGGCCGTCGCGGGATTTGTTATCGGTCGAGAAGCGGCGCAAGAGCAACTGACTCTGCAGTTACAGCAGTTTATCAGTCCGGAAGCCGCTTACTCGATTCAAACGTTGATTCGCGAACGCTATCAACCGCAGTCGGGACAAATGGCGACGATAATTGCGATCGCAACGTTATTATTTGGTGCAACAACGGTGTTTGCTCAGTTAAAAGTTGCGTTGAACATTATTTGGGGAGTGACGCCGAAACCGGAACGAGGAATTTTAAATTTTCTCAGGGCGAGAGTGTTATCAGTATTAATGATTTTAGCCATTGGATTTTTATTGTTAGTTTCTTTGGTGGTGAGTTCGGTATTAGCTGGGGTGAGCCAATGGTTGCATCAATGGGTCGATGCACCAACGAGTCTTAGTATTTGGTATTGGACGGATATTTCCGTGTCGTTTTTCGTCGTAATGTTATTGTTTGCTTCGATCTACAAGATTTTACCGGATGCGAGAGTAGCTTGGGCGGATGTTTGGGTCGGTTCGACGCTGACTTCTATCGTGTTTACCTTAGGAAAATCTTTGATTAGTTTATATTTGGGTCATAGCAGCGTGCGCTCGTTTTATGGGGCCGCTGGTTCGTTTGTTATTTTGTTATTGTGGATCTTTTTTACGGCACAAATTTTGTTAATCGGTGCGGAGTTTACGCAAGTTTGGGCGAATACTTACGGCTCGAAAATTGTTCCGCGCCGTCATGCGGTAACGACAGGAGAAAGTACTTGGCAACCCCCCGTAAGTCGTTTCTCTGCTGGAGAACAGCAAGAGCGCGATCGCCGATGGCAAACTCGTAGAATGGAATTACAGCGATTGATCGCTCGCTGGCTAAATCCGCAACAATGGGGCGATCGCGATCGTTAG
- a CDS encoding class I SAM-dependent methyltransferase, whose amino-acid sequence MSVYDPIAKQYRESRQSEIYNHIELYTYFNKLGDVSGKSILDLGCGEGVYSRKLKESGATKVVGVDISSGMLAEAKAQEAQNSLGIEYILSDMRKLGTIGSFDLACAMFSLNHAKTREDISEMCQTIYDNLKPNGRFLGLNNNVELSPDAYRHLEKYKYHRQHEEGGALKDGVPISSLAYELDGKPYFIDDYYLSQETYESAFKQAGFKQVNWYQPMVSPEGIEKHGEAYWKELLENPPMVLIEALK is encoded by the coding sequence ATGTCCGTTTACGATCCAATTGCCAAACAGTATAGAGAAAGCCGACAAAGCGAAATTTACAATCATATAGAATTGTATACCTATTTCAATAAACTCGGCGATGTTTCCGGCAAATCTATCCTGGATCTCGGTTGCGGAGAAGGGGTATACAGCCGGAAACTCAAGGAAAGTGGTGCCACCAAGGTGGTTGGAGTCGATATTTCATCCGGGATGCTTGCAGAAGCGAAAGCACAAGAAGCCCAAAATTCTTTGGGAATTGAGTATATTCTGAGCGATATGCGGAAGCTGGGAACCATTGGCAGCTTCGATCTGGCTTGTGCAATGTTTTCCCTCAATCATGCGAAAACGCGAGAAGACATTTCGGAAATGTGCCAGACTATCTATGACAATTTAAAACCCAACGGTCGCTTTTTGGGTTTGAACAATAATGTCGAATTGTCTCCTGATGCTTACCGTCACTTAGAGAAATATAAATACCATCGCCAGCATGAAGAAGGGGGCGCGCTCAAAGATGGAGTGCCGATTTCTTCATTAGCCTATGAGCTGGATGGCAAACCCTATTTCATTGATGACTATTATCTGAGTCAGGAAACTTATGAATCTGCGTTTAAGCAAGCCGGATTTAAACAGGTGAACTGGTATCAACCTATGGTCTCTCCGGAAGGAATTGAGAAGCATGGCGAAGCATACTGGAAAGAGCTTCTGGAAAATCCGCCAATGGTGTTAATTGAGGCACTGAAGTAG
- a CDS encoding SH3 domain-containing protein translates to MKVSGIAIATLIALSGLGIPQASIARSPSSEIIARGLAGQCRAAKRDIFIYRERNTSESHRSLQRDEPVTLADEGSNGWIAISSPTTGFVEVADLKSCAEASNSGAETPAEPEQPEIPETPEPEKPAPSPPATEPEQNRLCRQVIIQEGLIVREEPSLEANSVGSIAYPQEVTVKAENGERTIDERVWVAITAPIRGWVSSGVGGVVNLGGCDRNN, encoded by the coding sequence ATGAAGGTTAGTGGTATTGCGATCGCAACATTGATTGCTCTGAGCGGGTTGGGAATACCGCAGGCGAGCATTGCGCGATCGCCCTCTTCCGAAATCATTGCCCGAGGATTAGCCGGTCAATGTCGTGCTGCCAAACGAGATATCTTTATCTATCGAGAACGAAATACCAGCGAAAGCCACCGTTCTCTGCAACGGGACGAACCCGTAACCCTTGCCGACGAAGGCAGTAATGGTTGGATTGCCATTAGTTCTCCAACGACAGGATTCGTGGAAGTGGCCGATCTCAAGTCGTGCGCCGAAGCATCCAACTCTGGAGCGGAAACGCCAGCAGAACCAGAACAACCAGAAATCCCAGAAACACCAGAACCCGAAAAACCGGCACCATCGCCACCTGCAACCGAACCAGAGCAAAATCGCTTATGCCGTCAGGTGATTATTCAAGAAGGACTAATCGTGCGCGAAGAACCGAGTCTCGAAGCAAATAGTGTTGGCTCAATTGCCTATCCGCAAGAAGTGACCGTCAAAGCCGAAAATGGAGAACGAACCATCGACGAGCGAGTTTGGGTTGCTATTACCGCTCCCATACGGGGATGGGTTTCCAGCGGTGTGGGTGGAGTTGTCAATTTAGGAGGATGCGATCGCAATAACTAA
- the priA gene encoding primosomal protein N', whose product MRYSDLAIEDETRSPAIAATSRSFYNRDPQGLQSLQWVEVLVDAVAKETEAPKLYTYAIPDGLAIAPGDILSVSFGKTQVGAIAIRLLAQPPAELSRDRIKPVSDIVSPGFFPPAYWELLERVSQYYRTPLITTVRIALPPGLLKRSQRRIRLHPDAPPVAEVAAFLHPVAQQLLELLQTSKSRDYSWRYLQQKVRNAKRGLTHLLKRNWVESYLEPPKPPQPKRQKAVTLVNTSLSEIGTLTSKQQEILTLLHRQGGQMWLTQLLQQGQTSSGVIKTLENKHQVVIADEEILRHASGPEQRRDVPKPLTPAQAEALHQIQQGMGAQQFLLHGITGSGKTEVYLQAIAPILESGKSALVLVPEIGLTPQLTDRFRARFGDKIRIYHSKLSEGERYDTWRQMLQGTPQIAIGTRSAIFAPLPRLGLIILDEEHDHSFKQSQPAPTYHARMVAQWRSQLENCPLILGSATPSSETWIAARKTSAMTYLSLPERVASRPLPPVEIVDLRRELQAGNRSIFSRSLQQHLHQLRDRQEQGILFIPRRGHSTFVSCRSCGHVMECPHCDVSLAYHYTHEGATERLRCHYCNFSQLQPPRCPECDSPYLKHFGTGTQRVMHALAKEFPQLRALRFDSDTTRTKDAHRSLLTRFIQGEADLLVGTQMLTKGLDIPGVTLVAVVAADGLLHQGDYRCGEQAVQTLTQVSGRAGRGDDPGRVIIQTYSPTHPAIQAVQQNNYAGFMDRELVERSQLCYPPYGRLALFRLAGLDAIAVQTTAYELAEFLKYDDAPYELLGPAPARIMRIADRYRWQILLKFPLDREVELPELAQLRSGCPASVSLSLDIDPLGFG is encoded by the coding sequence ATGAGATATTCAGACTTAGCGATTGAAGATGAGACTCGATCCCCGGCGATCGCAGCGACAAGCCGATCGTTTTATAATCGCGATCCCCAAGGTCTTCAGTCGTTGCAGTGGGTGGAAGTTTTGGTGGATGCGGTGGCGAAAGAGACGGAAGCGCCGAAGCTTTATACTTATGCGATCCCAGACGGTTTGGCGATCGCGCCGGGAGATATTCTCAGCGTCTCGTTTGGCAAAACTCAGGTAGGCGCGATCGCCATTCGCCTTCTCGCGCAACCGCCAGCAGAGTTATCCCGCGATCGGATTAAACCGGTTTCGGATATTGTCAGTCCGGGCTTTTTTCCCCCAGCGTACTGGGAACTGCTGGAGCGCGTGTCTCAATACTACCGCACTCCTTTAATAACGACGGTTCGGATCGCGCTGCCTCCAGGACTGTTGAAGCGATCGCAACGACGCATTCGCCTCCATCCCGATGCGCCTCCGGTGGCAGAGGTGGCAGCTTTCTTACATCCAGTAGCGCAGCAACTGCTGGAGTTGTTGCAAACGAGCAAAAGCCGAGACTATTCCTGGCGATACTTGCAGCAGAAAGTGCGCAATGCCAAACGGGGATTAACTCATCTGCTCAAACGGAATTGGGTAGAAAGTTATCTCGAACCGCCGAAACCGCCGCAACCGAAACGCCAAAAAGCCGTAACCTTAGTCAACACGAGCCTATCAGAAATTGGTACGCTCACGAGCAAACAACAGGAAATTTTAACCTTGCTCCATCGCCAAGGCGGACAAATGTGGTTAACTCAACTGCTGCAACAGGGACAAACCAGTTCTGGAGTTATCAAAACGTTGGAGAACAAACACCAGGTGGTTATTGCCGACGAAGAAATTCTCCGCCACGCTTCCGGGCCAGAACAACGCCGAGATGTGCCGAAACCTCTAACTCCCGCTCAAGCTGAGGCGCTGCACCAGATTCAACAGGGAATGGGAGCGCAGCAATTTCTCTTGCACGGAATAACGGGATCGGGGAAAACGGAAGTCTATTTGCAAGCGATCGCGCCTATCCTCGAAAGCGGTAAATCTGCCCTCGTCCTCGTTCCCGAAATTGGCTTAACGCCGCAACTGACCGATCGCTTCCGCGCCCGTTTTGGCGATAAAATTCGCATTTACCACAGCAAGCTATCAGAGGGCGAACGTTACGATACCTGGCGGCAGATGCTGCAAGGAACGCCACAAATTGCGATCGGAACCCGATCCGCAATTTTCGCGCCGCTGCCTCGTCTGGGCTTAATTATCCTGGATGAGGAACACGACCATAGCTTTAAACAAAGTCAACCCGCGCCCACCTATCACGCGCGGATGGTAGCACAATGGCGATCGCAACTGGAAAACTGTCCCCTCATTCTTGGAAGCGCCACGCCTTCCTCGGAAACCTGGATCGCCGCGCGCAAAACTTCCGCCATGACCTATCTCAGTTTGCCCGAGCGAGTCGCTTCTCGTCCCCTCCCTCCCGTAGAAATAGTCGATCTGCGGCGGGAGTTGCAAGCCGGAAACCGCTCCATCTTCAGCCGTTCTCTGCAACAGCACTTACACCAACTGCGCGATCGCCAAGAACAAGGCATCCTCTTCATTCCCCGTCGCGGTCACAGTACCTTTGTCTCCTGTCGCAGTTGCGGGCACGTTATGGAATGTCCCCACTGCGATGTTTCTCTCGCTTATCACTATACCCACGAAGGAGCGACGGAACGGTTGCGCTGCCATTATTGCAACTTCAGCCAACTGCAACCCCCGCGCTGTCCGGAGTGCGACTCTCCTTACCTGAAGCATTTTGGCACGGGAACGCAACGGGTGATGCACGCGCTGGCGAAAGAGTTTCCCCAGTTGCGCGCGCTCCGGTTTGATAGCGATACGACGCGCACGAAAGATGCCCATCGTTCTCTGTTAACTCGGTTTATCCAAGGGGAAGCAGATCTGTTGGTGGGGACGCAGATGCTGACGAAAGGGTTGGATATTCCTGGAGTCACTCTGGTTGCGGTAGTTGCCGCTGACGGGTTGTTGCACCAAGGAGACTATCGCTGCGGCGAACAAGCAGTGCAAACTCTGACGCAAGTCTCCGGACGCGCGGGACGAGGAGACGATCCGGGACGGGTGATTATTCAAACCTATTCTCCCACTCATCCCGCCATCCAAGCCGTGCAACAGAATAACTATGCCGGGTTTATGGATCGGGAATTGGTGGAGCGATCGCAGTTGTGCTATCCTCCCTACGGACGATTGGCTCTGTTTCGCTTGGCTGGGTTAGATGCGATCGCGGTGCAAACCACAGCCTACGAACTGGCCGAGTTTCTCAAATATGACGATGCTCCCTACGAGCTACTCGGTCCCGCTCCCGCTCGAATTATGCGTATTGCCGATCGCTATCGCTGGCAGATTTTACTGAAGTTCCCGTTAGATCGAGAGGTGGAACTGCCGGAATTGGCTCAGTTGCGATCGGGCTGTCCGGCAAGCGTTAGTTTAAGTTTGGATATCGATCCCCTCGGTTTTGGGTAA
- a CDS encoding glycoside hydrolase family 10 protein — protein sequence MRQIIITWRKQVFLAIAIVLLAIAPTLSQPTSAQAPAKIEDIQEIRGVWLTNVSSAVLYSPWGIERALSQLAELKFNTVYPVAWNRGVTFYPSETAEKAIGRNQDFTLGALRPGKDTLDEMIFIGHQKGLRIIPWFEYGFMAPQNSLLVKRHPSWLAQPRNSVALTHHGKYGLEWLNPLHPEVQQLLIDLIAEVVTRYDVDGIQLDDHFSLPVELGYDPFTTWLYQQEHQGETPPENYENAEWMRWRANKLTQVMQRIHDRIKEIKPDCIISLSPNPHQYAYRKYLQDWPTWVNQGLVDEVVVQVYRSGLDSFQRDLNLNNDLLTKLQQKIPVAIGISSGTVRTPISINLIEEQVKAVRDRGFDGFSFFYWESLWGYITPESPHVRRRGFENLW from the coding sequence ATGAGGCAAATTATTATAACTTGGCGGAAACAGGTTTTCTTAGCGATCGCCATCGTGCTGTTGGCCATCGCGCCAACCCTATCTCAACCCACATCAGCTCAAGCACCAGCCAAGATAGAAGATATTCAAGAAATTCGCGGCGTGTGGCTAACTAATGTTAGTAGTGCTGTATTATACAGTCCTTGGGGGATCGAGCGCGCACTGTCTCAACTCGCAGAATTGAAATTCAATACTGTCTATCCCGTTGCCTGGAACCGGGGCGTGACATTTTATCCCAGCGAGACCGCAGAAAAGGCGATCGGTCGCAACCAAGATTTCACCTTAGGAGCATTGCGTCCGGGGAAAGATACTCTCGATGAAATGATTTTCATCGGCCATCAAAAAGGGTTGCGCATTATCCCTTGGTTTGAATATGGTTTTATGGCTCCGCAAAACTCCTTACTCGTCAAACGCCATCCCAGTTGGCTCGCTCAACCGCGAAATTCTGTTGCTTTAACCCACCATGGAAAATACGGTCTCGAATGGCTCAATCCCCTTCATCCGGAAGTCCAACAATTATTAATCGATCTCATTGCCGAAGTTGTGACTCGATATGACGTAGACGGCATTCAACTCGACGACCACTTTAGCCTTCCCGTCGAACTCGGTTACGATCCCTTTACCACATGGCTTTATCAACAAGAACACCAGGGAGAAACTCCTCCGGAAAACTACGAAAATGCCGAATGGATGCGCTGGCGAGCGAATAAACTGACGCAAGTAATGCAACGCATTCACGATCGCATCAAAGAAATTAAACCCGACTGCATTATTTCTCTTTCCCCCAACCCCCATCAATATGCCTATCGCAAATACCTCCAAGATTGGCCGACTTGGGTTAATCAAGGACTCGTTGATGAAGTCGTCGTGCAAGTTTATCGCAGCGGTCTCGACAGTTTCCAGCGAGACTTAAACCTGAATAACGATCTACTGACTAAGTTGCAACAAAAAATTCCCGTCGCCATCGGTATTTCTAGTGGAACCGTGCGTACTCCCATTTCCATTAACTTAATTGAAGAACAAGTCAAAGCCGTGCGCGATCGCGGATTCGATGGCTTTTCCTTTTTCTATTGGGAAAGTCTGTGGGGATATATTACCCCAGAATCTCCTCACGTCCGCCGCCGAGGATTCGAGAACTTATGGTAG
- a CDS encoding sigma-70 family RNA polymerase sigma factor: protein MLYLQNSARLLDGEASDVTVDSDKPLAIANSIKVKGREELDSKLEDWTGKQWSESLSSINEDTVGLFLKEMARYPLLSAEEEVILSRQVQAGIALKKLKAKLAIDLGRPPREMELAESRGVTLREIRAAFRQSELAKQKMVRSNLRLVVSIAKRYLNRGVPFLDLIQEGALGLNRAAEKFDPEKGYKFSTYAYWWIRQGITRTLANDGRTVRLPIHIVEKLNRLRAIQQQLRQELEKSPTETQLAEAMGISLAQLQHLYQIRRRSLSLNHRFGEDKDTELLDLLEDRGTQSPEAKISETMMRQEILSVLGDVLTTREKDIISLRYGLTTGKPYTLEEVSHLFNLSRERVRQIQTKAMRKLRRPQVAQRLKNWLR from the coding sequence ATGTTATATCTACAAAACTCAGCCCGATTGCTCGATGGGGAAGCATCTGACGTGACCGTTGATTCAGACAAGCCTCTTGCGATCGCTAACTCCATTAAGGTTAAAGGACGAGAAGAATTGGACTCCAAGCTCGAAGACTGGACCGGAAAACAATGGAGTGAATCCCTCTCCTCAATAAACGAAGACACCGTCGGGCTATTCCTCAAAGAAATGGCTCGCTATCCTCTGCTCAGTGCCGAAGAAGAAGTAATTTTATCCCGACAAGTCCAAGCAGGAATTGCCCTAAAAAAACTCAAGGCAAAATTAGCGATCGATTTAGGACGACCTCCTCGCGAAATGGAATTAGCCGAATCCCGAGGCGTAACCCTCAGGGAAATTAGAGCCGCATTCCGGCAAAGCGAACTGGCCAAACAAAAGATGGTACGCTCTAATCTCAGATTAGTCGTATCAATCGCAAAACGATATTTAAACCGAGGCGTCCCTTTTCTCGATCTAATTCAAGAAGGAGCCTTAGGTTTAAATCGGGCTGCCGAGAAATTTGACCCGGAAAAAGGCTATAAATTTTCCACCTATGCCTATTGGTGGATTCGTCAAGGAATTACTCGTACTCTAGCAAACGACGGACGTACCGTTCGCCTACCCATTCACATCGTCGAAAAACTCAATCGCCTGCGCGCCATTCAGCAGCAATTGCGTCAGGAGTTAGAAAAATCGCCGACGGAAACCCAATTAGCAGAAGCCATGGGAATTTCTCTGGCTCAACTACAACATTTATATCAAATTCGCCGGCGCTCTCTTTCTCTCAATCATCGTTTTGGCGAAGACAAAGATACAGAACTGCTAGACTTACTCGAAGATCGCGGAACTCAATCCCCCGAAGCAAAAATAAGCGAAACCATGATGCGTCAAGAAATTCTTTCCGTTTTGGGAGATGTGCTCACCACCCGAGAGAAAGATATTATTTCCTTGCGCTATGGACTCACCACGGGCAAGCCTTATACCCTGGAAGAAGTCAGTCATCTCTTCAACCTCTCTCGGGAGCGAGTGCGCCAAATTCAAACCAAGGCAATGCGCAAACTCCGCCGTCCGCAAGTCGCGCAGCGGTTGAAAAATTGGCTCCGTTAA
- the sfsA gene encoding DNA/RNA nuclease SfsA, with protein MSDYLYHYPPLFPGKLKRRYKRFLADIELDTGELITAHCPNTGPMKDVCEIDAPVQVSYHDNPKRKLAYTWEMIQLQQPEPTWVGINTALPNKVIKLALEARIFPQLGNYEAVKPEVVYGKDKRSRVDFVLTGESSIYLEVKNTTWKQDGIALFPDTVSDRGQKHLRELMELPPTSRAVMLYFINRHDCDRFTPGDRADPVYGQLLREAISKGVEVLPCRFQIAPAGIRYLGLAQLAF; from the coding sequence ATGAGCGACTATCTCTACCACTATCCTCCTCTATTTCCAGGAAAGCTAAAACGTCGATACAAGCGTTTCTTAGCCGATATTGAATTAGACACCGGAGAACTAATTACCGCCCATTGTCCCAATACCGGTCCGATGAAAGATGTGTGCGAGATTGATGCACCGGTGCAAGTCTCTTATCACGATAATCCCAAGCGCAAGTTGGCTTATACCTGGGAAATGATTCAACTGCAGCAGCCCGAACCCACTTGGGTGGGCATCAATACGGCACTGCCGAATAAAGTTATTAAGCTAGCTTTAGAAGCGCGCATCTTTCCCCAGTTAGGGAATTATGAGGCGGTGAAACCAGAAGTTGTTTATGGAAAAGACAAGCGCAGTCGGGTGGACTTTGTCTTAACTGGAGAATCTTCCATTTATCTAGAAGTGAAAAATACGACCTGGAAGCAAGATGGTATAGCTCTGTTTCCCGATACCGTAAGCGATCGCGGTCAAAAGCATTTACGCGAACTCATGGAACTGCCACCAACATCGCGCGCCGTCATGCTTTATTTTATCAATCGCCACGACTGCGATCGCTTTACTCCCGGCGATCGCGCCGATCCGGTCTACGGGCAACTATTGCGAGAAGCGATATCCAAAGGAGTCGAAGTTCTTCCCTGTCGCTTTCAGATCGCTCCTGCAGGTATTCGCTATTTGGGTTTAGCCCAACTAGCATTTTAG
- the bioU gene encoding (S)-8-amino-7-oxononanoate synthase BioU yields MIANEKQTGVMRVGVLGFGGLGQAAAKVLSPKQEMVWTAVADHKGYAYHPEGLNIDACTQASRDRYSVGYLDSVGTLSNNSIADLIQQAPEVDGYFLALPNLPNTFMADVARQFIDSGWQGVLVDALKRTSAVEQLLELQSDLQAAGITYMTGCGATPGLLTAAAALAAQSYAEIHQVKITFGVGIANWEAYRATIREDIAHMPDYDVEKARAMSDAEVAALLDKTNGILALENMEHADDIMLELAGICDRSCVSVGGVVDTRNPKKPLSTNVQITGRTFEGKTSTHTFTLGDETSMAANVCGPAFGYLKAGIALHRRGINGLFTAAEVMPLFVR; encoded by the coding sequence ATGATCGCGAACGAAAAACAAACAGGGGTGATGCGCGTTGGTGTTTTAGGGTTTGGTGGTTTGGGACAAGCTGCTGCGAAGGTTTTGTCTCCGAAACAGGAGATGGTGTGGACGGCAGTTGCAGACCATAAGGGCTATGCTTATCATCCGGAAGGATTAAACATAGACGCTTGCACCCAAGCGAGTCGCGATCGCTATTCTGTTGGATACTTAGACTCAGTTGGTACTTTGAGCAACAATAGTATCGCCGACTTAATTCAACAGGCTCCTGAGGTTGATGGATATTTCCTCGCGCTCCCCAATCTTCCGAATACGTTTATGGCGGATGTGGCGCGCCAGTTTATTGACTCCGGTTGGCAAGGGGTGCTGGTGGATGCGCTCAAGCGGACGAGTGCGGTGGAGCAACTTTTAGAATTACAATCGGATTTACAAGCAGCGGGCATTACTTATATGACGGGATGTGGTGCTACTCCCGGACTGCTCACGGCTGCTGCGGCTCTGGCGGCGCAAAGTTATGCGGAAATTCATCAAGTGAAAATTACCTTTGGCGTCGGTATTGCCAATTGGGAAGCTTATCGAGCAACCATTCGCGAAGATATCGCCCATATGCCCGACTACGATGTAGAAAAAGCCAGAGCCATGAGCGATGCAGAAGTGGCAGCTCTGTTAGATAAAACCAACGGAATTTTAGCGTTGGAGAATATGGAACATGCCGATGATATTATGCTGGAGCTAGCCGGAATTTGCGATCGCTCCTGCGTGTCTGTGGGCGGCGTGGTCGATACTCGCAATCCGAAAAAACCTCTAAGCACTAACGTCCAAATTACCGGACGCACGTTTGAAGGCAAAACCTCTACCCATACCTTTACGTTGGGAGATGAAACCAGTATGGCAGCCAATGTTTGCGGCCCGGCTTTCGGTTATCTCAAAGCGGGTATTGCTCTCCATCGTCGCGGGATTAACGGGTTGTTTACTGCGGCTGAAGTTATGCCGTTGTTCGTTCGTTAG